The genomic window TGTTGTCAGAATtcaaatctctgtttttttcttttatctttgaaGATATGAAACATTTTGGTTGTTATGACATGCAGTAACGAAATGCAACAGAGCAGAGATGGCATTGTCTCTGCTCCGGAAGAACAAACATGGATTCGATATAGTAATCAGTGATGTTCATATGCCTGACATGGACGGTTTCAAGCTTCTTGAGCATGTTGGTCTAGAGATGGACTTACCTGTTATCAGTAACGTTCTTTTTACTCCCTCAAATCTCATCtaagtttgaatctttttttatagattattGATCTTGTATTCGTTTAACTAGTGATGTCTGCGGATGATTCAAAGAGTGTGGTTCTAAAGGGAGTAACGCACGGTGCGGTTGATTACCTTATCAAGCCTGTACGTATGGAGGCACTTAAGAACATATGGCAGCATGTAGTTAGGAAGAGGAGAAGTGAATGGAGTGTACCGGAACATTCTGGGAGCATTGAGGAGACTGGCGAGAGACAGCAGCAGCAACAtagaggaggtggtggtggtgcaGCTGTTTCTGGTGGAGAGGATGCGGTGGATGATAACTCATCCTCGGTTAACGAAGGTAACAATTGGAGGAGCAGTTCACGGAAGAGGAAAGACGAGGAAGGAGAAGAGCAAGGAGATGATAAGGACGAAGATGCGTCGAATTTGAAGAAACCGCGTGTCGTCTGGTCTGTTGAATTGCATCAGCAGTTTGTTGCTGCTGTTAATCAGCTCGGCGTTGAGAGTAAGACTAAAACTTCTTACATTTGCATTTGTGATTGTTATGCTCAGGGTCTAAATGATCTTCTATGGCGCAGAGGCGGTTCCTAAAAAGATCTTAGAGCTGATGAATGTTCCTGGTCTAACCCGAGAAAACGTAGCAAGTCACCTCCAGGTATAAATCTTATACTGGATACCAAAATGAGCCATTGAAATGCTTAGATGTTCTTAGCGGCTTTATGTGGACTTGCAGAAATACCGGATATATCTAAGACGGCTTGGAGGGGTATCGCAGCACCAAGGCAATCTTAACAACTCGTTTATGACGGGTCAGGATGCGAGCTTCGGACCTCTTTCGACATTGAATGGGTTTGATCTTCAAGCACTAGCCGTCACAGGTCAGTTACCTGCACAGAGTCTTGCACAGCTTCAAGCCGCTGGTTTAGGCCGGCCTGCGATGGTCTCTAAGTCAGGTTTGCCGGTTTCCTCCATTGTGGATGAGAGAAGCATCTTCAGCTTTGACAACACGAAAACAAGATTTGGAGAAGGGCTTGGGCATCACGGGCAACAACCCCAACAGCAACCACAGATGAACTTACTTCACGGTGTCCCCACGGGTTTACAACAGCAGCTTCCTATGGGTAATCGAATGAGTATTCAACAACAGATTGCTGCTGTTCGAGCTGGAAATAGTGTTCAAAACAACGGAATGCTGATGCCTCTAGCGGGTCAGCAGTCTTTGCCTCGGGGACCACCGCCTATGCTAACCTCTTCGCAATCATCCATCAGGCAGCCGATGTTATCAAACCGCATTTCCGAGAGAAGTGGTTTCTCTGGAAGGAACAATATCCCCGAGAGCAGCAGAGTGTTACCGACAAGTTACACTAATCTCACAACACAACACTCATCAAGCTCGATGCCTTATAACAACTTCCAACCAGAACTTCCCGTGAACAGTTTCCCGCTGGCAAGTGCACCAGGGATATCAGTACCGGTTCGGAAAGCCACTTCTTACCAGGAAGAGGTTAACAGCTCCGAAGCGGGTTTCACTACGCCGAGCTACGACATGTTCACCACCAGACAGAATGATTGGGATCTGAGGAATATTGGAATAGCCTTTGACTCACATCAGGACTCAGAATCCGCTGCGTTTTCCGCTTCAGAAGCCTACTCTTCTTCGTCCATGTCAAGACACAACACGACAGTTGCAGCCACCGAGCATGGCCGAAACCACCAGCAGCCACCATCGGGAATGGTACAGCACCATCAGGTTTATGCAGACGGAAACGGTGGTTCAGTGAGGGTGAAATCAGAGAGAGTGGCTACGGATACAGCAACAATGGCGTTTCACGAGCAGTATAGTAATCAAGAAGATCTTATGAGCGCACTTCTTAAGCaggtttgatttgatttttttttttttgtcaaacttaTATAGAAGCATAATCTGATCCGTCAACGTACATGTTTGcgttcaaaatcaaatatataacaacTCTCAGACGCTTTCTCACCATTGGTCGCATGTCTTTTTCATAATAATGCAAATTACaactaaataacaaaaaaaatcagtgaaccaaaaaagttgaaaaacacAATCTTGAATTATTGATATACAGGAAGGGATTGCACCGGTTGATGGCGAATTCGACTTTGACGCATACTC from Arabidopsis thaliana chromosome 3, partial sequence includes these protein-coding regions:
- the RR1 gene encoding response regulator 1 (response regulator 1 (RR1); CONTAINS InterPro DOMAIN/s: Response regulator, plant B-type (InterPro:IPR017053), Myb-like DNA-binding domain, SHAQKYF class (InterPro:IPR006447), CheY-like (InterPro:IPR011006), Myb, DNA-binding (InterPro:IPR014778), Homeodomain-like (InterPro:IPR009057), Signal transduction response regulator, receiver domain (InterPro:IPR001789), HTH transcriptional regulator, Myb-type, DNA-binding (InterPro:IPR017930), Homeodomain-related (InterPro:IPR012287); BEST Arabidopsis thaliana protein match is: response regulator 2 (TAIR:AT4G16110.1); Has 35333 Blast hits to 34131 proteins in 2444 species: Archae - 798; Bacteria - 22429; Metazoa - 974; Fungi - 991; Plants - 531; Viruses - 0; Other Eukaryotes - 9610 (source: NCBI BLink).) — its product is MMNPSHGRGLGSAGGSSSGRNQGGGGETVVEMFPSGLRVLVVDDDPTCLMILERMLRTCLYEVTKCNRAEMALSLLRKNKHGFDIVISDVHMPDMDGFKLLEHVGLEMDLPVIMMSADDSKSVVLKGVTHGAVDYLIKPVRMEALKNIWQHVVRKRRSEWSVPEHSGSIEETGERQQQQHRGGGGGAAVSGGEDAVDDNSSSVNEGNNWRSSSRKRKDEEGEEQGDDKDEDASNLKKPRVVWSVELHQQFVAAVNQLGVEKAVPKKILELMNVPGLTRENVASHLQKYRIYLRRLGGVSQHQGNLNNSFMTGQDASFGPLSTLNGFDLQALAVTGQLPAQSLAQLQAAGLGRPAMVSKSGLPVSSIVDERSIFSFDNTKTRFGEGLGHHGQQPQQQPQMNLLHGVPTGLQQQLPMGNRMSIQQQIAAVRAGNSVQNNGMLMPLAGQQSLPRGPPPMLTSSQSSIRQPMLSNRISERSGFSGRNNIPESSRVLPTSYTNLTTQHSSSSMPYNNFQPELPVNSFPLASAPGISVPVRKATSYQEEVNSSEAGFTTPSYDMFTTRQNDWDLRNIGIAFDSHQDSESAAFSASEAYSSSSMSRHNTTVAATEHGRNHQQPPSGMVQHHQVYADGNGGSVRVKSERVATDTATMAFHEQYSNQEDLMSALLKQV
- the RR1 gene encoding response regulator 1 (response regulator 1 (RR1); CONTAINS InterPro DOMAIN/s: Response regulator, plant B-type (InterPro:IPR017053), Myb-like DNA-binding domain, SHAQKYF class (InterPro:IPR006447), CheY-like (InterPro:IPR011006), Myb, DNA-binding (InterPro:IPR014778), Homeodomain-like (InterPro:IPR009057), Signal transduction response regulator, receiver domain (InterPro:IPR001789), Homeodomain-related (InterPro:IPR012287), HTH transcriptional regulator, Myb-type, DNA-binding (InterPro:IPR017930); BEST Arabidopsis thaliana protein match is: response regulator 2 (TAIR:AT4G16110.1); Has 98862 Blast hits to 97820 proteins in 3027 species: Archae - 653; Bacteria - 87858; Metazoa - 53; Fungi - 404; Plants - 2787; Viruses - 5; Other Eukaryotes - 7102 (source: NCBI BLink).) — encoded protein: MMNPSHGRGLGSAGGSSSGRNQGGGGETVVEMFPSGLRVLVVDDDPTCLMILERMLRTCLYEVTKCNRAEMALSLLRKNKHGFDIVISDVHMPDMDGFKLLEHVGLEMDLPVIMMSADDSKSVVLKGVTHGAVDYLIKPVRMEALKNIWQHVVRKRRSEWSVPEHSGSIEETGERQQQQHRGGGGGAAVSGGEDAVDDNSSSVNEGNNWRSSSRKRKDEEGEEQGDDKDEDASNLKKPRVVWSVELHQQFVAAVNQLGVEKAVPKKILELMNVPGLTRENVASHLQKYRIYLRRLGGVSQHQGNLNNSFMTGQDASFGPLSTLNGFDLQALAVTGQLPAQSLAQLQAAGLGRPAMVSKSGLPVSSIVDERSIFSFDNTKTRFGEGLGHHGQQPQQQPQMNLLHGVPTGLQQQLPMGNRMSIQQQIAAVRAGNSVQNNGMLMPLAGQQSLPRGPPPMLTSSQSSIRQPMLSNRISERSGFSGRNNIPESSRVLPTSYTNLTTQHSSSSMPYNNFQPELPVNSFPLASAPGISVPVRKATSYQEEVNSSEAGFTTPSYDMFTTRQNDWDLRNIGIAFDSHQDSESAAFSASEAYSSSSMSRHNTTVAATEHGRNHQQPPSGMVQHHQVYADGNGGSVRVKSERVATDTATMAFHEQYSNQEDLMSALLKQEGIAPVDGEFDFDAYSIDNIPV
- the RR1 gene encoding response regulator 1; amino-acid sequence: MALSLLRKNKHGFDIVISDVHMPDMDGFKLLEHVGLEMDLPVIMMSADDSKSVVLKGVTHGAVDYLIKPVRMEALKNIWQHVVRKRRSEWSVPEHSGSIEETGERQQQQHRGGGGGAAVSGGEDAVDDNSSSVNEGNNWRSSSRKRKDEEGEEQGDDKDEDASNLKKPRVVWSVELHQQFVAAVNQLGVEKAVPKKILELMNVPGLTRENVASHLQKYRIYLRRLGGVSQHQGNLNNSFMTGQDASFGPLSTLNGFDLQALAVTGQLPAQSLAQLQAAGLGRPAMVSKSGLPVSSIVDERSIFSFDNTKTRFGEGLGHHGQQPQQQPQMNLLHGVPTGLQQQLPMGNRMSIQQQIAAVRAGNSVQNNGMLMPLAGQQSLPRGPPPMLTSSQSSIRQPMLSNRISERSGFSGRNNIPESSRVLPTSYTNLTTQHSSSSMPYNNFQPELPVNSFPLASAPGISVPVRKATSYQEEVNSSEAGFTTPSYDMFTTRQNDWDLRNIGIAFDSHQDSESAAFSASEAYSSSSMSRHNTTVAATEHGRNHQQPPSGMVQHHQVYADGNGGSVRVKSERVATDTATMAFHEQYSNQEDLMSALLKQEGIAPVDGEFDFDAYSIDNIPV